A stretch of DNA from Methylomicrobium lacus LW14:
GGCCTCTGAGTCCTGAGTCCTTGACCCATTGCTGGACTTCTTTTGGCTGTAGATTCTTAATCGCGTTGGCGAGTCCCTGATAGCCGCCGGTTTGCAGATAATCCGCCAGCGACGCGAAGGGGCGATCCGCTTTGATGTTTTGGGTTAATGGTCTGTCCATTCTATCCATCGCGCTTTATTCCCCGAAAATCTGCTTCACCGTATTATCGGCGAGATCCAGTATCAGTTGATCGCCGACCATCGCCACCGGTGCGTGATCGCAGGCGCCGAGGCAGACGATCGGTAAAATCGTGTATTCGCCATCTTGTGACATTTCGCCGAGTTCGACGTTCAAATGCCGGCACAGACGTTCGCGGACCTGTTCAGCGCCCAGCATCCAGCAAGTGACGCTGTTACAAACATGGATCACGGTCTTGCCGACGGGCTGACGATAGATCAGATTATAAAAAGTCGCGACGCCTTCCAGTTGCGCCGGCGCGATAGCGAGCAATTCGGCGACGGCCACGAGGCTGTCGTCGGA
This window harbors:
- the nuoE gene encoding NADH-quinone oxidoreductase subunit NuoE, which codes for MQESTNPPFAGLSSAEIGEIHSEMSHYEDKSAVSIEALKIVQKHRGWVSDDSLVAVAELLAIAPAQLEGVATFYNLIYRQPVGKTVIHVCNSVTCWMLGAEQVRERLCRHLNVELGEMSQDGEYTILPIVCLGACDHAPVAMVGDQLILDLADNTVKQIFGE